The Flexivirga oryzae genome has a segment encoding these proteins:
- a CDS encoding MTH1187 family thiamine-binding protein produces the protein MLFAFSIAPGTTDDPDGSVSEAVAEAIRVVRDSGLPNETTSMFTTIEGEWDECLAVVKAACEAVAAKSPRVSLVLKADMRAGFTGQLTEKVQRVEERLSAQQ, from the coding sequence ATGCTCTTCGCCTTCTCCATCGCCCCCGGCACCACCGACGATCCCGACGGCTCGGTCAGCGAGGCCGTCGCCGAAGCGATCCGCGTGGTCCGCGACTCTGGCCTGCCCAACGAGACCACCTCGATGTTCACCACGATCGAGGGGGAGTGGGACGAGTGCCTGGCGGTCGTGAAGGCCGCCTGCGAGGCGGTCGCGGCCAAGAGCCCACGGGTGAGTCTGGTGCTCAAGGCCGACATGCGCGCCGGCTTCACCGGGCAGCTCACCGAGAAGGTGCAGCGTGTCGAGGAGCGACTCAGCGCGCAGCAATGA
- a CDS encoding GNAT family N-acetyltransferase, with protein MTGEFAVEEFALADAAELAALHMQVWREAYAGMISQEYLDGMQLEPRIERWRQRIVFAADTEARGEADGVRRRSRLARHRPTGRIAGFCSVGAARDDDAPVPQELSSLNVLAQFHGSGVARQLVDATLGERAAYLWVVRQNARAIAFYDKLGFVADGGTKHDDDLGCDEIRMVRQNGRTADA; from the coding sequence ATGACAGGCGAATTCGCCGTCGAGGAGTTCGCGCTGGCCGATGCGGCCGAGCTGGCTGCGTTGCACATGCAGGTATGGCGTGAGGCGTATGCCGGAATGATCTCCCAGGAGTACCTGGACGGCATGCAGCTGGAGCCACGCATCGAGCGCTGGCGTCAGCGCATCGTGTTCGCCGCAGACACCGAAGCGCGGGGCGAGGCGGACGGTGTCCGGCGGCGGTCCCGGCTGGCGCGGCACCGCCCGACCGGCCGGATCGCCGGCTTCTGCTCGGTCGGCGCCGCCCGCGACGACGATGCTCCGGTGCCCCAGGAGCTCAGCTCGCTCAACGTGCTCGCGCAGTTCCACGGCAGCGGGGTCGCGCGGCAGCTGGTCGATGCGACGCTGGGCGAGCGGGCGGCATACCTCTGGGTCGTGCGGCAGAACGCCCGGGCGATCGCGTTCTACGACAAGCTCGGCTTCGTCGCCGACGGCGGCACCAAACACGACGACGACCTGGGGTGCGACGAGATCCGGATGGTCCGCCAGAACGGGCGAACCGCCGACGCGTAA
- a CDS encoding tetratricopeptide repeat protein, whose protein sequence is MTDQPITPASLRGAVDLSALARPATPPAGGGPSGGAADNLVIAVDDATFGDAMQTSARVPVIVALWSGSRPASNDHIDVLAQVVRSYDGRLQLATVDIDRALQIRQALQVQQVPMVLAILAGQPAPLYVGDQPADAIRQVLDKVLEAAAANGVTGRLEGTGGGDAVEQEDEPELPETHQRAFDAIESGDYDAAATAYEQALKENPADDEARLGLGQVKLLKRTAGVDLNTARAAAADAPTDIEKQTLVADLDVLGGHVEDAFARLIDLVKATTGDERNAAREHLVQLFDVVGPTDDRVKKARTALMSALY, encoded by the coding sequence ATGACTGACCAGCCCATCACCCCGGCCTCGCTGCGCGGTGCCGTCGACCTGTCAGCTCTCGCCCGGCCCGCAACGCCGCCGGCCGGCGGCGGACCCAGCGGCGGCGCCGCCGACAACCTGGTGATCGCCGTCGACGACGCGACCTTCGGCGACGCCATGCAGACCTCGGCCCGCGTGCCGGTGATCGTTGCGCTCTGGTCGGGCAGCCGACCGGCGAGCAACGACCACATCGACGTGCTCGCACAGGTGGTGCGTTCGTATGACGGGCGCCTGCAGTTGGCCACCGTCGACATCGACCGCGCGTTGCAGATCCGCCAGGCGCTGCAGGTGCAGCAGGTGCCGATGGTGCTCGCCATCCTCGCCGGGCAGCCGGCCCCCCTGTATGTCGGGGACCAGCCCGCGGACGCGATCCGCCAGGTGCTGGACAAGGTGCTGGAGGCAGCCGCCGCGAACGGCGTCACCGGCCGGCTGGAAGGCACCGGGGGCGGCGACGCCGTGGAGCAGGAGGACGAGCCGGAGCTGCCGGAGACGCACCAGCGCGCGTTCGACGCGATCGAGTCCGGGGACTACGACGCGGCCGCCACGGCATACGAGCAGGCATTGAAGGAGAACCCGGCCGACGACGAGGCCCGCCTCGGCCTCGGCCAGGTCAAGCTGCTGAAGCGAACCGCAGGTGTCGACCTCAACACGGCCCGTGCCGCGGCGGCAGACGCACCGACCGACATCGAGAAGCAGACCCTGGTCGCCGACCTGGACGTGCTCGGTGGGCACGTCGAGGACGCGTTCGCCCGGTTGATCGACCTGGTCAAGGCGACCACCGGCGACGAGCGCAACGCCGCCCGCGAGCACCTGGTGCAGCTGTTCGACGTCGTCGGCCCGACCGACGACCGCGTCAAGAAGGCCCGCACCGCCCTGATGTCCGCGCTGTACTGA
- a CDS encoding aldo/keto reductase produces MTYRPLGDSGLMVSAVGIGCNAFGQRVDQAGVSAVLDAAQDVGVTLLDTADIYGRGASEELLGAALKGRRDEFVLATKFGMDMGGANGADHDVRGSRRYVRRAVEASLRRLQTDHIDLYQLHRPDPVTPIEETLSALTDLVREGKVGYLGCSNFAGWQLANADWTARTAGLERFASVQNHYSLLERGLEDEVVPAAEAFGLGVLPFYPLERGLLTGKYRRGEQPPAGSRATSTPSPWLETADWDRIEALEAYAVARDLSVLDVAIAGLAAQPTVASVISGATSAEQVRANAAALRWDPTPNELVELNKITDAG; encoded by the coding sequence ATGACATACCGCCCGCTGGGCGACTCGGGACTGATGGTGAGCGCGGTCGGGATCGGCTGCAACGCGTTCGGGCAGCGCGTGGACCAAGCGGGCGTGAGCGCCGTACTCGATGCGGCACAGGACGTCGGGGTGACGCTGCTGGACACGGCCGACATCTACGGGCGTGGTGCCAGCGAGGAGCTGCTTGGGGCGGCGCTCAAGGGCCGGCGCGACGAGTTCGTGCTCGCCACGAAGTTCGGCATGGACATGGGCGGCGCGAACGGCGCCGACCACGACGTGCGCGGGTCACGGCGCTACGTCCGCCGCGCGGTCGAGGCCTCGCTGCGGCGGCTGCAGACCGACCACATCGACCTCTACCAGCTGCACCGGCCGGACCCGGTGACGCCGATCGAGGAGACGCTGTCGGCGCTGACCGACCTGGTCCGTGAGGGCAAGGTCGGCTATCTCGGCTGTTCGAACTTCGCCGGCTGGCAGCTCGCGAACGCCGACTGGACGGCGCGCACCGCGGGGCTGGAGCGCTTCGCGTCCGTGCAGAACCACTACTCGCTGCTGGAGCGCGGGTTGGAGGACGAGGTCGTGCCCGCCGCGGAGGCGTTCGGGCTCGGCGTGCTGCCGTTCTATCCCCTCGAGCGCGGCCTGCTCACCGGCAAGTACCGGCGCGGCGAGCAGCCGCCCGCGGGCTCGCGCGCCACGAGCACACCGTCGCCGTGGCTGGAGACGGCCGACTGGGACCGGATCGAGGCCCTCGAGGCGTATGCCGTCGCGCGCGACCTGAGCGTCCTCGACGTCGCCATCGCCGGGCTGGCGGCGCAGCCCACCGTCGCCTCGGTCATCTCCGGCGCCACGTCTGCGGAGCAGGTCCGCGCCAACGCCGCCGCGCTGCGCTGGGACCCGACGCCCAACGAGTTGGTCGAACTGAACAAGATCACCGACGCCGGCTGA
- a CDS encoding FAD:protein FMN transferase, which produces MRSTAAIAAEFSAIGTTCRVLVTERSAAARAAELAAQQLADLDRAASRFRSDSELMRLRNDGMPQRVSPLLGNVVAAGIRAARLTDGLVDPTVGGALIGRGYDRDLDAVRALGDRTSTGSRPAPGWRSVRYDDRLHLLAIPPDCTLDFGASAKAFCADRLAARIHDTTGAGTLVDLGGDIATAGPTPVGGWRIGVETATGDVLQTVLARGQAFATSSTQLRTWRCDGVRQHHIIDPRTGAPAEVVWRQVTVAGGTALEANSASTAAILLGHDAPAWLGARRLPALLLGVDGAWRHTPGWPEREAA; this is translated from the coding sequence GTGAGAAGCACAGCCGCGATCGCGGCAGAGTTCTCCGCGATCGGCACGACCTGCCGGGTGCTGGTGACCGAACGATCCGCCGCCGCGCGGGCTGCCGAGCTCGCTGCGCAGCAGCTGGCTGATCTGGATCGCGCCGCGTCTCGCTTCCGCAGCGACTCGGAGTTGATGCGACTGCGCAACGACGGTATGCCGCAACGGGTTTCACCCCTTCTCGGTAACGTCGTCGCAGCCGGGATACGTGCCGCGCGACTGACCGACGGGCTCGTCGACCCGACCGTCGGTGGGGCACTGATCGGCCGGGGTTACGACCGTGATCTCGATGCCGTGCGTGCCCTCGGCGACCGGACCTCGACCGGTTCACGGCCCGCGCCCGGGTGGCGCTCGGTGCGGTATGACGACAGGCTGCACCTGCTCGCGATCCCGCCGGACTGCACGCTCGACTTCGGTGCGTCCGCGAAAGCGTTCTGCGCCGACCGGCTCGCAGCCCGGATCCACGACACGACCGGCGCCGGCACGCTCGTCGACCTGGGTGGCGACATCGCAACGGCAGGGCCGACGCCCGTGGGCGGGTGGCGGATCGGCGTCGAGACGGCGACGGGGGACGTGCTGCAGACCGTGCTGGCGAGGGGACAGGCGTTCGCGACGTCCTCGACCCAGCTGCGCACCTGGAGATGCGACGGAGTGCGACAGCACCACATCATCGATCCACGCACCGGCGCACCCGCCGAAGTCGTCTGGCGGCAGGTCACGGTGGCGGGAGGCACTGCGCTGGAGGCGAATTCGGCCTCCACCGCTGCGATCCTGCTCGGCCACGACGCACCCGCGTGGTTGGGTGCCCGCCGCCTCCCGGCCCTGCTCCTCGGCGTCGACGGCGCGTGGCGTCATACACCCGGGTGGCCGGAACGGGAGGCCGCCTGA
- a CDS encoding ferric reductase-like transmembrane domain-containing protein has translation MFLWYLSRATGVAALVLFTAVLVLGVLLSGQRRLTPSGQAVAMGVHRSLSLGSMIFLVVHIVSAMLDSYVHIGWFATVLPFTSGYETTWMTLGTLSFDVLIAVVATSLLRHRIGRRTWRWVHLAAYLSWPVAVIHSYALGTADEPILRGCTLGCAVIGVVAVGWRMFATHPDADRRRFARTKELV, from the coding sequence ATGTTCCTCTGGTACCTCTCGCGCGCGACCGGGGTCGCAGCGCTCGTGTTGTTCACCGCAGTGCTCGTGCTCGGCGTGCTGCTGTCGGGGCAACGCCGACTGACGCCCTCCGGCCAGGCGGTCGCGATGGGCGTGCACCGCAGCCTGTCGCTCGGTTCGATGATCTTCCTGGTCGTGCACATCGTGAGCGCGATGCTCGACAGCTATGTGCACATCGGCTGGTTCGCGACCGTGCTGCCCTTCACCTCCGGCTACGAGACGACCTGGATGACGCTGGGCACCCTGTCGTTCGACGTGCTGATCGCAGTGGTCGCAACGTCGTTGCTGCGCCATCGGATCGGTCGCAGGACGTGGCGCTGGGTCCACCTCGCGGCATACCTGTCCTGGCCGGTGGCTGTCATCCACAGTTACGCACTGGGCACGGCGGATGAGCCCATCCTGCGCGGCTGCACGCTCGGGTGCGCCGTGATCGGTGTCGTGGCCGTCGGATGGCGAATGTTCGCAACGCATCCGGATGCCGACCGGCGACGGTTCGCCCGGACCAAGGAGCTGGTATGA
- a CDS encoding NADH-ubiquinone oxidoreductase-F iron-sulfur binding region domain-containing protein, which yields MTELEQLLAEAGLTGRGGAAYPAAHKIAAARANGAGLIVNACDGEMDAAKDWFVVSRHLEELVHGAGMIARETRYAARTGSETLNLLVGAGLPVLEVPDRYVASEESALIALAHGGAARPVSRERSLIFGGRDTNRKKLRPTLVMNAETVWSTSQIVHNGPRWFRSFGTFSEPGPRLVTTAGAVRRHGVLETAAGVPITELLQRADADPAFRALSVGGLSGGFLTRDEASGLRWDGTQLADFGCSLGSGVIRVIGGAECPVAHVARTLDFAGGQSAGQCGPCMFGVPAVAADFAALATGDRGRLTGLQRRLGLLPGRGACHFPDGVARYLAGALRVFGADLDAHRAGTCVVTEEARYADAS from the coding sequence ATGACGGAGCTGGAGCAGCTGCTCGCCGAGGCGGGGCTGACCGGTCGTGGTGGAGCCGCGTACCCCGCGGCGCACAAGATCGCGGCGGCGCGTGCGAACGGTGCAGGCCTGATCGTGAACGCCTGCGACGGCGAGATGGACGCGGCCAAGGACTGGTTCGTGGTGTCGCGACATCTCGAGGAGTTGGTGCACGGCGCCGGCATGATCGCGCGGGAGACCCGGTATGCCGCCCGGACGGGCAGTGAGACGCTGAATCTGCTTGTCGGCGCCGGACTCCCGGTGCTGGAGGTGCCGGACCGGTATGTCGCCTCCGAGGAGTCGGCGCTCATCGCGCTGGCACACGGCGGCGCGGCCCGACCCGTGAGCCGCGAGCGATCGCTGATCTTCGGCGGGCGCGACACCAACCGCAAGAAGCTACGACCGACCCTGGTGATGAATGCCGAAACCGTATGGAGCACAAGTCAGATCGTCCACAACGGTCCGCGGTGGTTCCGCTCGTTCGGCACATTCTCCGAGCCGGGGCCACGACTGGTCACCACGGCCGGCGCGGTCCGGCGGCACGGCGTGCTCGAGACCGCGGCCGGCGTCCCGATCACCGAGCTGTTGCAGCGCGCCGACGCGGACCCGGCGTTCCGGGCGCTCAGCGTGGGCGGGCTGAGCGGCGGCTTCCTCACCCGGGACGAGGCGTCCGGACTGCGCTGGGACGGGACGCAACTGGCCGACTTCGGCTGCAGCCTGGGCAGCGGCGTGATCCGGGTGATCGGTGGTGCCGAGTGCCCCGTCGCCCACGTCGCCCGGACCTTGGACTTCGCCGGCGGGCAGAGCGCGGGCCAGTGCGGGCCGTGCATGTTCGGCGTACCTGCGGTGGCAGCAGACTTCGCCGCTCTCGCCACGGGGGACCGAGGCAGGTTGACCGGCCTGCAGCGACGCCTGGGTCTGTTGCCGGGTCGAGGTGCCTGTCACTTCCCCGACGGGGTCGCCCGCTACCTCGCGGGCGCGCTGCGTGTCTTCGGCGCCGACCTCGACGCGCACCGGGCCGGCACCTGCGTGGTCACCGAAGAGGCCAGGTACGCCGATGCGAGCTGA
- a CDS encoding ferredoxin, whose product MRAEREHPAVVRVDRIACSAHGACRAIAPEHLALDEWGYPIPSVVVTDGETAAALVRFCPAAALRRTTPD is encoded by the coding sequence ATGCGAGCTGAGCGGGAGCACCCGGCAGTGGTGCGCGTCGACCGGATCGCCTGCAGCGCGCACGGGGCGTGTCGTGCGATCGCTCCGGAGCACCTTGCCCTGGACGAATGGGGCTACCCGATCCCGTCCGTCGTCGTCACGGACGGTGAGACCGCTGCCGCGCTGGTCAGATTCTGCCCCGCCGCGGCGCTCCGACGGACAACACCCGACTGA
- a CDS encoding alpha/beta hydrolase-fold protein, giving the protein MSERVEFNVPGTDLSLGVIRHGHWGRPVLVFPSEAGRAEDFASNGMVEAVQDLVDAGRVSFFCVDSADRWTWSDNAATTEERAIRQRDYTSWLEHAVLPWIADQLGGERSLATLGVSMGAYHAVHFTLTHAHQAPLAIGMSGSYDVRSWHGHGDHGDATYFANPVSYVAGMHGEHLDWLRSVASVLLVVGQGPFEVQPTQALPSTLAFAELLSEKGIPHQLDVWGHDSAHDWPWWRKQLAHHLPRFC; this is encoded by the coding sequence GTGAGCGAACGCGTCGAGTTCAACGTGCCAGGGACGGACCTCTCGCTGGGTGTGATCCGACATGGTCACTGGGGCAGGCCGGTCCTGGTCTTCCCCAGTGAGGCCGGCCGGGCCGAGGACTTCGCGAGCAACGGCATGGTCGAAGCGGTCCAGGACCTGGTGGACGCGGGTCGCGTGTCGTTCTTCTGCGTCGACTCCGCGGACCGGTGGACCTGGTCCGACAACGCCGCCACGACGGAGGAGCGCGCGATCCGGCAGCGCGACTACACCTCGTGGCTGGAGCACGCCGTCCTGCCCTGGATCGCCGACCAGCTCGGTGGTGAGCGTTCGCTGGCCACCCTCGGCGTCTCCATGGGCGCCTATCACGCGGTGCACTTCACGCTCACCCACGCGCATCAGGCACCGCTGGCCATCGGTATGTCGGGCAGTTACGACGTGCGGTCGTGGCACGGCCACGGCGACCACGGGGACGCTACCTACTTCGCCAACCCGGTGAGCTATGTCGCGGGGATGCACGGCGAGCACCTGGACTGGCTGCGCAGCGTCGCGAGCGTGCTGCTCGTCGTCGGCCAGGGGCCGTTCGAGGTGCAACCCACCCAAGCCCTCCCGTCAACCCTCGCCTTCGCGGAATTGTTGTCCGAGAAGGGGATTCCCCACCAGCTGGATGTGTGGGGCCACGACAGTGCACACGACTGGCCGTGGTGGCGGAAGCAATTGGCACACCACCTGCCGAGGTTCTGCTGA
- a CDS encoding ATP-grasp domain-containing protein: protein MASRGPRRERTVTEHLIGLLLGAEEDWPRAFEELARRVGPITAPDGSRHDIRTERMTIEPFNLRDRPRTDLVIDRLAHWYYHPREWLKKAALMDDVYLLNSPFTFQSMEKHSAYCALMRMGMNVPETVLVPYKNPVDNVRWAYTSAKYNRSFDLPSVAAELGYPMFVKPFDGGAWRGVSMIRGEEDLRRSYDQSGEMLMHLQRAVDGYEVFARALTIGPETMVMKFRPDEPMHDRYEVAYDFLTPEIGAETRTIAQTVNAFFRWEFNSCEMLVKDGVVYPIDYANACPDVAVTSLHYYFPWAIKSLLKWSIYCVVTDRRCRTQVDTDPWFEIADRDDDYQAKLDAYQRLSDQHFEVDRYREFVETSLPDLDEMVLDWVLSDDFDRLLVETVKSTYPEHEHERFLGHFRGLTGLWAKDEEKVLG from the coding sequence ATGGCGAGCCGCGGCCCACGAAGGGAGCGCACAGTGACTGAACACCTGATCGGCCTGCTGCTGGGAGCCGAGGAGGACTGGCCGCGTGCGTTCGAGGAACTCGCCCGCCGCGTCGGACCGATCACCGCGCCGGACGGGTCGCGGCACGACATACGCACCGAGCGGATGACCATCGAGCCGTTCAACCTGCGCGACCGGCCGCGTACCGATCTGGTCATCGACCGGCTCGCGCACTGGTACTACCACCCGCGCGAGTGGTTGAAGAAGGCCGCGCTGATGGACGACGTCTACCTGCTCAACAGCCCGTTCACGTTCCAGTCCATGGAGAAGCACTCGGCATACTGTGCGCTGATGCGGATGGGCATGAACGTCCCCGAGACGGTGCTGGTGCCCTACAAGAACCCGGTCGACAACGTGCGCTGGGCCTACACGTCGGCGAAGTACAACCGGTCGTTCGACCTGCCGTCGGTCGCGGCGGAGCTCGGCTACCCGATGTTCGTGAAGCCGTTCGACGGCGGCGCCTGGCGTGGTGTGTCGATGATCCGGGGCGAGGAGGACCTGCGCCGCAGCTACGACCAGTCCGGCGAGATGCTGATGCACCTGCAACGCGCGGTGGACGGCTACGAGGTGTTCGCCCGCGCGCTGACCATCGGCCCCGAGACGATGGTGATGAAGTTCCGCCCCGACGAGCCGATGCACGACCGCTACGAGGTGGCCTACGACTTCCTCACTCCGGAGATCGGCGCGGAGACCCGCACCATCGCGCAGACCGTCAATGCGTTCTTCCGGTGGGAGTTCAACAGCTGCGAGATGCTCGTCAAGGACGGTGTCGTCTACCCGATCGACTACGCCAACGCCTGCCCGGACGTCGCGGTGACCTCGCTGCACTACTACTTCCCGTGGGCGATCAAGTCGCTGCTGAAGTGGTCCATCTACTGTGTAGTGACCGATCGCAGGTGCCGCACCCAGGTCGACACCGACCCCTGGTTCGAGATCGCCGACAGGGACGACGACTATCAGGCGAAACTCGATGCGTACCAGCGGCTCTCGGATCAGCACTTCGAGGTCGACCGCTACCGGGAGTTCGTCGAGACGTCGCTGCCGGACCTCGACGAGATGGTGCTCGACTGGGTGCTGTCCGACGACTTCGACAGGTTGCTCGTCGAGACCGTGAAGTCCACCTACCCGGAGCACGAGCACGAACGCTTCCTGGGGCACTTCCGCGGCCTCACCGGCCTGTGGGCCAAGGACGAGGAGAAGGTCCTCGGCTGA
- a CDS encoding kinase, with protein MTAPVGAATTRLVVLRGPSRAGKSSLSMALRQRPMSVVGQDHVRRIILKERDKLELVAAVELIDLNVRFCLDHGKDVVLEGILWSQKYGAMIRRLLADHRGHNLVYYLDVDFAETVARHTASPDAAEWTPDDMRDWWLGDDRLGIPEETVLDAKAPHDELLSRIGRDLDG; from the coding sequence GTGACCGCACCGGTCGGAGCCGCCACCACCCGGCTGGTCGTGCTGCGCGGCCCGTCCCGGGCCGGCAAGTCGAGCCTGTCGATGGCGCTGCGTCAGCGGCCGATGTCCGTCGTCGGCCAGGACCACGTGCGCCGCATCATCCTGAAGGAACGTGACAAGCTCGAGCTCGTCGCCGCCGTCGAGCTGATCGACCTCAACGTGCGCTTCTGCCTCGACCACGGCAAAGACGTTGTCCTGGAAGGCATCCTGTGGTCGCAGAAGTACGGCGCGATGATCCGCCGGCTGCTCGCGGACCACCGCGGGCACAACCTCGTCTACTACCTGGACGTCGATTTCGCCGAGACCGTCGCGCGGCACACCGCCAGCCCGGACGCCGCCGAGTGGACGCCCGACGACATGCGCGACTGGTGGCTCGGGGACGACCGGCTCGGCATACCCGAGGAGACCGTGCTCGACGCGAAAGCGCCCCACGACGAGCTGCTTTCGCGGATCGGGCGCGACCTGGACGGTTAG
- a CDS encoding AAA family ATPase: protein MTGHTVKPATASGTGTGRLFVISGAQAAGKTTVGQALADALPRSVFIDGDTIGNVVVSGKALMTQPPRIEAIEQLFLRYAGALTVADVYRSAGFDAVIADNIFGSYLDDFLMIAAPEPVHFVMLTPSVDVIRAREISRGKNAYRHGFTVEGLVDTIEHDTFRVGLWIDNTSLSPGQTVTRILRRTEEALIDTREFEQQDEAPAP, encoded by the coding sequence GTGACCGGACACACGGTGAAGCCCGCGACCGCGTCGGGGACGGGGACGGGTCGACTCTTCGTGATCTCCGGGGCCCAGGCCGCGGGCAAGACGACCGTGGGTCAGGCGCTCGCCGATGCGCTGCCGCGGTCGGTGTTCATCGACGGCGACACGATCGGCAACGTCGTCGTGTCCGGCAAGGCGCTGATGACGCAGCCCCCGCGGATCGAGGCGATCGAGCAGCTCTTCCTGCGGTACGCGGGCGCGCTGACCGTGGCCGACGTCTATCGCTCGGCCGGTTTCGACGCGGTGATCGCCGACAACATCTTCGGCAGCTACCTCGACGATTTCCTGATGATCGCCGCACCGGAGCCGGTCCACTTCGTGATGCTCACCCCGTCGGTGGACGTGATCCGTGCCCGGGAGATCTCGCGTGGGAAGAACGCCTACCGGCACGGCTTCACCGTCGAGGGTCTGGTGGACACGATCGAACACGACACCTTCCGCGTCGGGTTGTGGATCGACAACACGTCCCTCTCCCCCGGCCAGACGGTGACCCGCATCCTGCGACGCACCGAGGAGGCGTTGATCGACACACGCGAGTTCGAGCAGCAGGACGAGGCGCCCGCGCCGTGA
- the pgm gene encoding phosphoglucomutase (alpha-D-glucose-1,6-bisphosphate-dependent): protein MTPQNASRAGQPAAASDLVDVPHLVASYYEIEPDPENIDQQVVFGTSGHRGSSLKAAFNQAHILATTQAIVDYRRSQGYDGPLFIGRDTHGLSEPAWCSALEVLAANDVQVLVDSADGYTPTPAVSHAILRANKGRTTGSGLADGIVVTPSHNPPTDGGFKYNPPHGGPADSDATKVIAQTANDYLRGALQGVQRVPFARARAAAGSYDFQSNYVEDLVNLVDVAAIKSAGVRIGADPLGGASVAYWGAIADHFGLDLTVVNPLVDPTWRFMTLDWDEKIRMDCSSPYAMASLIDKRDVYDLATGNDADSDRHGIVTPDAGLMNPNHYLAVAIQYLYGGARPGWSSRRVGKTLVSSSMIDRVVASIGADLWEVPVGFKWFVPGLLDGSVGFGGEESAGASFLRTDGSVWTTDKDGIALALLASEILARTGETPSQHYAKLVAEHGDPAYARIDAPANREQKAKLAALSPDDVTSTSLAGQQISAKLTRAPGNDAPIGGLKVVTQDAWFAARPSGTEDVYKIYAESFRGTDHLAQVQTEAKEIVAAALGG, encoded by the coding sequence ATGACTCCCCAGAACGCGAGCCGAGCCGGACAACCTGCAGCTGCCAGCGACCTGGTCGACGTGCCCCATCTGGTCGCGAGCTACTACGAGATCGAGCCGGATCCCGAAAACATCGACCAACAGGTTGTTTTCGGCACATCGGGACATCGGGGTTCGTCGCTGAAGGCCGCGTTCAATCAGGCACACATCCTGGCGACCACGCAGGCCATCGTCGACTACCGGCGCTCGCAGGGGTATGACGGGCCGCTGTTCATCGGTCGCGACACCCACGGGCTGTCCGAGCCGGCGTGGTGCTCGGCCCTGGAGGTCCTGGCGGCGAACGATGTGCAGGTCCTGGTCGACAGTGCCGACGGTTACACACCGACACCGGCGGTGTCGCACGCGATCCTGCGCGCCAACAAGGGACGCACAACCGGTTCCGGCCTTGCCGACGGAATCGTCGTGACGCCGTCGCACAACCCGCCCACCGACGGCGGTTTCAAGTACAACCCACCGCACGGCGGGCCGGCCGACAGCGACGCGACCAAGGTGATCGCGCAGACGGCGAACGACTACCTGCGCGGCGCTCTGCAAGGCGTCCAGCGGGTCCCGTTCGCCCGGGCCCGGGCTGCGGCGGGTTCCTATGACTTCCAGAGCAACTACGTCGAGGACCTGGTCAACCTGGTCGACGTCGCGGCGATCAAGTCTGCCGGCGTCCGTATCGGTGCGGACCCGCTCGGCGGTGCCTCGGTCGCCTACTGGGGCGCGATCGCGGACCACTTCGGGCTCGACCTCACGGTCGTCAACCCGCTCGTCGATCCCACCTGGCGCTTCATGACGCTGGACTGGGACGAGAAGATCCGGATGGACTGCTCGTCGCCGTACGCCATGGCCTCGCTGATCGACAAGCGGGACGTCTACGACCTGGCGACCGGCAACGACGCCGACTCCGACCGGCACGGCATCGTCACACCCGATGCCGGTCTGATGAACCCCAATCACTATCTGGCGGTGGCCATCCAGTATCTCTACGGCGGGGCACGGCCGGGCTGGTCGTCGCGCCGGGTGGGCAAGACCCTCGTGTCGTCGTCCATGATCGACCGGGTGGTCGCCTCGATCGGTGCCGACCTGTGGGAGGTGCCGGTCGGCTTCAAGTGGTTCGTGCCCGGGCTGCTCGACGGCAGTGTCGGTTTCGGCGGGGAGGAGTCTGCCGGCGCGTCGTTCCTGCGGACCGACGGGAGCGTCTGGACCACGGATAAGGACGGCATCGCGCTCGCCCTGCTGGCCTCGGAGATCCTCGCCCGCACCGGTGAGACACCGAGCCAGCACTACGCGAAACTCGTTGCTGAGCACGGCGATCCGGCATACGCACGCATCGACGCACCCGCGAACCGTGAGCAGAAGGCCAAGCTGGCAGCGCTGTCCCCCGACGACGTCACCTCCACGTCCCTCGCGGGCCAGCAGATCTCCGCGAAACTCACCCGGGCCCCGGGCAACGACGCGCCGATCGGCGGGCTCAAGGTCGTGACGCAGGACGCCTGGTTCGCTGCGCGACCGTCGGGCACCGAGGACGTCTACAAGATCTACGCCGAATCCTTCCGGGGCACCGATCATCTCGCGCAGGTGCAGACCGAGGCCAAGGAGATCGTCGCGGCGGCGCTCGGCGGATGA